In a single window of the Orenia metallireducens genome:
- a CDS encoding LysE family translocator, translated as MIELLIILKGLLIGMIVSLPIGPLGLISIQRTLNKGWRAGFLSGLGGALSDLCYSSLAILGMGLIDDFLEKNRYFFNGVTGVLFLIVGINIIIKAIGDKELEEEKEVIHPALSTFLMGLSNPMTFLIFLAIFAKMGIDVESENLIESIVFIISIFMGSTIFWFFTTNWLKISKKDYEMDKLIFFEKIIGIMITLFGLFSLLKVIFKF; from the coding sequence ATGATTGAGCTTTTAATTATATTAAAAGGTTTGCTTATAGGTATGATAGTATCGTTACCAATTGGTCCTCTTGGTCTTATATCGATACAAAGAACTTTAAATAAAGGCTGGAGAGCTGGTTTTCTATCTGGTCTTGGTGGGGCATTATCAGATTTATGCTATTCATCACTAGCTATTTTGGGTATGGGACTTATTGACGATTTTTTAGAAAAGAATAGATATTTTTTTAATGGTGTAACAGGTGTTCTGTTTTTAATTGTTGGAATCAATATTATTATCAAAGCTATAGGAGATAAAGAGCTAGAAGAGGAGAAAGAAGTAATTCATCCAGCTTTATCGACATTTTTGATGGGGTTATCCAATCCAATGACCTTTCTTATCTTTTTGGCCATATTTGCTAAAATGGGTATAGATGTAGAGTCTGAAAATTTAATAGAAAGTATAGTCTTTATTATTTCTATCTTTATGGGTTCTACTATCTTCTGGTTCTTCACTACTAATTGGCTAAAGATATCTAAGAAGGATTATGAGATGGATAAGCTTATCTTTTTTGAAAAGATAATTGGGATAATGATTACTCTGTTTGGGTTGTTTAGTTTGCTAAAAGTAATATTTAAATTTTAA
- the thrS gene encoding threonine--tRNA ligase, with protein sequence MSQVKVTLPDGSNRGYEQGTTVKDVAFDIGSRLGRASIAGKVNGETVDVSYKIEEDVDLELITLGSDEGLDVYRHTAAHVLAQAVKRLYKDVKLAIGPTIDDGFYYDFDMAHRLSEDDFDKIEAEMKKIINEKNEIERKVVSKEEAIKVMKELGEDYKVELIEELEDKTVTLYTQGEFTDLCRGPHLPSTGKLKNNAFKLLNVAGAYWRGNENNKMLQRVYATAFYKKDDLEQYLERLEEAKKRDHRKLGKELDLFSIQEEGPGFPFFHPKGMILRNELVNFWKEEHRKAGYAEIKTPIILNQSLWQQSGHWDHYRDDMYFTKIDDGDYAVKPMNCPGGILVYKHKKHSYRELPIRMAELGLVHRHELSGALHGLMRVRNFTQDDAHIFCLPDQIKDELTGVIKLVDKIYSTFGFKYKVELSTKPEKAMGSDELWERAESALEEVIKDNDLDYKLNSGDGAFYGPKIDFHLEDCLGRTWQCGTIQLDFQMPERFDLIYVGSDGEDHRPVMIHRAILGSLERFMGILIEHYAGAFPTWLAPVQVQIIPITDNHLDYAYQVREELSNIGVRVEVDNRQEKVGYKIREAQVQQVPYMLIVGDNEVEEETVSVRHRREGDIGAVKVAKFKEDILEEIKNKE encoded by the coding sequence ATGAGTCAAGTAAAAGTTACTTTACCAGATGGTTCAAATCGGGGGTATGAACAAGGAACTACAGTTAAAGATGTTGCTTTTGATATTGGTTCTCGACTAGGAAGGGCTTCGATAGCAGGAAAGGTTAATGGAGAGACTGTTGATGTCTCTTATAAGATAGAAGAAGATGTTGATTTAGAGCTGATTACTCTTGGTTCTGATGAAGGCTTAGATGTTTATCGTCATACTGCTGCTCATGTTTTAGCTCAAGCAGTTAAAAGATTATACAAAGATGTGAAATTGGCGATAGGACCTACAATTGACGATGGTTTCTATTATGACTTTGATATGGCACATAGATTATCTGAAGATGATTTTGATAAGATAGAAGCTGAGATGAAGAAGATTATCAATGAAAAGAATGAAATTGAGAGAAAAGTTGTCTCTAAAGAAGAAGCAATCAAAGTGATGAAAGAGTTAGGTGAGGATTATAAGGTAGAATTGATCGAAGAGCTAGAGGATAAGACTGTAACTTTATATACTCAAGGTGAATTTACAGACTTATGCCGTGGACCCCATTTACCATCAACAGGTAAGTTAAAGAATAATGCTTTTAAATTATTAAATGTAGCAGGAGCATATTGGCGTGGTAATGAGAATAATAAGATGCTACAGAGAGTTTATGCGACTGCTTTTTATAAAAAGGATGATTTAGAGCAGTACTTAGAAAGATTAGAAGAGGCTAAAAAGCGTGACCATAGAAAGTTAGGAAAAGAATTGGATTTATTTAGTATCCAAGAAGAAGGTCCAGGATTTCCATTCTTCCATCCAAAAGGTATGATTTTAAGAAATGAACTAGTTAACTTTTGGAAAGAAGAGCATCGTAAGGCTGGATATGCAGAGATTAAAACTCCAATTATCTTAAATCAAAGTTTATGGCAACAATCTGGACACTGGGATCATTATCGAGATGATATGTACTTTACTAAGATTGATGATGGAGATTATGCTGTTAAACCAATGAACTGCCCTGGTGGAATTTTGGTTTATAAGCACAAAAAGCATAGTTATCGAGAGTTGCCAATTAGAATGGCAGAGCTAGGATTAGTTCACCGTCATGAGTTATCAGGAGCTCTACATGGATTGATGAGAGTTAGAAACTTTACTCAAGATGATGCCCATATCTTCTGCTTACCTGATCAGATCAAAGATGAATTAACAGGAGTTATTAAGTTAGTTGATAAAATCTATAGTACTTTTGGTTTCAAATATAAAGTAGAGTTAAGTACTAAACCAGAAAAGGCAATGGGTTCTGATGAATTATGGGAAAGGGCGGAATCAGCTCTAGAAGAAGTAATTAAGGATAATGATTTAGATTATAAATTAAATTCAGGAGATGGAGCATTTTATGGTCCAAAGATTGATTTTCATTTAGAAGATTGTTTAGGACGGACTTGGCAATGTGGAACTATTCAGCTGGATTTTCAAATGCCAGAACGATTTGATTTAATTTATGTTGGTAGTGATGGTGAAGACCATAGACCAGTTATGATTCACCGTGCTATTCTTGGAAGTTTAGAGCGATTTATGGGAATCTTAATTGAGCATTATGCTGGAGCATTTCCAACTTGGTTAGCACCAGTACAGGTTCAAATTATTCCTATTACAGATAATCACTTAGATTATGCATATCAAGTAAGAGAAGAGCTATCAAATATTGGAGTTAGAGTTGAAGTTGATAACCGTCAAGAGAAGGTTGGATATAAGATTAGAGAGGCACAGGTTCAACAGGTTCCATATATGCTAATTGTTGGTGACAATGAAGTTGAGGAAGAGACAGTATCTGTTAGACATCGTCGTGAAGGTGATATAGGTGCTGTGAAAGTTGCTAAATTTAAGGAAGATATTTTAGAAGAGATTAAGAATAAAGAATAA
- a CDS encoding response regulator transcription factor — translation MNKILVVEDSKNIVTVLKICLSNAGYEVKVVSDGVDAVDTAFEWEPDLILLDIKIPKMNGFLVCETLKKDEATTQIPILMMSAKAEEEDIKKAYDLGADDYIIKPVEPNKLLEKIASYL, via the coding sequence TTGAATAAAATATTAGTTGTTGAAGATAGTAAGAATATTGTAACTGTATTAAAGATCTGTTTAAGCAATGCTGGATATGAGGTCAAGGTTGTATCTGATGGGGTAGATGCTGTAGATACAGCCTTTGAATGGGAACCAGACTTAATCTTATTGGATATTAAGATTCCTAAGATGAATGGTTTTTTGGTCTGTGAGACCTTGAAGAAGGATGAGGCGACAACTCAGATACCTATACTAATGATGAGTGCTAAAGCAGAGGAAGAGGATATTAAGAAGGCTTATGATTTGGGGGCTGATGATTATATTATCAAGCCAGTTGAGCCTAATAAGTTATTAGAGAAGATTGCATCCTATCTATAA
- the rplT gene encoding 50S ribosomal protein L20, which produces MPRVTRGNRRRKRRKKILKLAKGYFGSKSKLYRPATEQVLKSLNYAYRDRKQKKRNFRRLWITRINAGVRPHGLSYSKFIYGLKQANVDINRKMLSELAIHDNDSFVELVNLAKENI; this is translated from the coding sequence ATGCCACGAGTTACACGAGGTAATAGAAGAAGAAAAAGAAGAAAGAAGATATTAAAGTTAGCTAAAGGTTACTTTGGTTCTAAGAGTAAATTATATAGACCAGCTACTGAGCAGGTATTAAAATCTTTAAATTATGCTTATAGAGATAGAAAGCAAAAGAAAAGAAACTTCAGAAGACTATGGATTACAAGAATCAATGCTGGGGTAAGACCACATGGACTTTCTTACAGCAAATTTATCTATGGTTTAAAACAAGCTAATGTTGATATCAACAGAAAGATGTTATCTGAATTAGCTATCCATGATAATGATTCCTTCGTAGAATTAGTTAACTTAGCTAAAGAAAATATATAG
- a CDS encoding response regulator: MDKKKILIIDDEKNIRITLKQCLNQDYEVVTGVNGEDGLEKFKDDNFDLVLLDMKLPGIDGIEVLKKLKELDNNVNIVMITGFGTIETAVETMKMGAVDYLRKPFAPNEIREIVKEVLDRQSLAVSDEELNSYEDYLSYAKSAISKRDFTKGYNYLQNAVGLDATKPEAFNLMGVIMELQDNLSEAQKNYRAALSLDPAYRPAQENLERSTQFDYQKEGINLGEEIDKEGE, from the coding sequence ATGGATAAAAAGAAGATTTTGATTATTGATGATGAGAAGAATATTAGAATTACCTTAAAGCAATGCTTGAATCAAGATTATGAAGTGGTTACAGGTGTCAACGGTGAAGATGGATTAGAAAAGTTCAAAGATGATAATTTTGACCTTGTATTACTTGATATGAAGCTACCAGGAATTGATGGAATTGAAGTTCTAAAGAAACTCAAAGAGTTAGATAATAATGTTAATATTGTTATGATTACAGGTTTTGGAACGATAGAGACAGCAGTAGAGACCATGAAGATGGGGGCAGTAGATTATTTAAGAAAGCCTTTTGCTCCTAATGAGATTCGAGAGATAGTTAAAGAAGTGCTAGATAGGCAGAGCTTAGCAGTATCTGATGAGGAGTTGAATAGCTATGAAGATTATCTAAGTTATGCTAAATCTGCTATTAGCAAGCGTGATTTTACTAAAGGCTATAATTACTTGCAGAACGCAGTTGGCTTAGATGCTACTAAACCAGAAGCCTTTAATTTGATGGGGGTAATTATGGAGTTGCAGGATAATCTGTCAGAGGCTCAAAAGAACTATAGAGCTGCTTTGTCTCTAGACCCAGCTTATCGTCCAGCTCAAGAGAATTTAGAGCGAAGTACTCAATTTGATTATCAGAAGGAAGGTATTAATCTAGGTGAGGAAATTGATAAGGAAGGTGAGTAA
- the rpmI gene encoding 50S ribosomal protein L35, producing MGKMKTRKAVKKRFKKTGTGKFKKNKAFANHLLAKKSSKRKRNYRKGEVAAKADEKRIARALPYE from the coding sequence ATGGGTAAAATGAAGACAAGAAAAGCAGTAAAGAAGAGATTTAAGAAGACTGGAACAGGTAAATTCAAAAAGAACAAAGCTTTTGCTAACCACTTACTAGCTAAAAAGAGTAGTAAGAGAAAGAGAAACTACAGAAAAGGTGAAGTAGCAGCTAAAGCAGATGAAAAGAGAATTGCAAGAGCATTACCATACGAATAG
- a CDS encoding TrkH family potassium uptake protein yields the protein MRYASIIRERYKLITKYIGILTMAIGGFLLLPLLVLPFYPKEIVYIKAFLIPAAIFFGVGLLLWKLTPVKDEVTLSLKEGGIIVLISWIIAIIASAMPFMITGELNFTQAVFEATSGWTTTGLSVVDVTKASHVFLMWRSIMQFFGGVGLIVVMLSSVLHPYGFGLYNAEGRSDQLLPHVKKSTKAIMYIYLGYIIGGTILYVIAGMGVFDAINHAIPALSTGGFSTKVDSIGHWNSLPIEMVTWLLMILGTINFATHFALLKGKFKVFFKNGEIRLLLFIIAIFTPIVSYFSLNGLYTSLPATVRRGFFEVVSAISTTGFSLDTFSNWNQFGVLAMVLLMWIGGGTGSTAGGIKLYRIYLMIKSVWWELKGYFLPPNSVVENYIWRGEQKLYIKAEYIRETANYIYLYMVTYFIGVLIYLAYGYGLAESMFEFASSLGTVGLSIGITSPDAPAGILWTQTVGMFLGRLEFLVIFFAVAKIVKDAKYLATE from the coding sequence ATGAGATATGCAAGTATTATCAGAGAAAGGTATAAGTTAATAACAAAATATATTGGAATCCTAACGATGGCAATTGGTGGATTTTTATTACTACCACTGTTGGTTTTACCTTTTTACCCCAAAGAAATAGTTTATATAAAGGCATTTTTAATTCCAGCTGCTATCTTTTTTGGGGTTGGACTTTTACTGTGGAAATTAACACCTGTCAAAGATGAAGTCACCCTTTCCTTAAAGGAAGGTGGGATTATAGTTTTAATCTCTTGGATTATAGCTATTATAGCTTCCGCTATGCCTTTTATGATAACAGGGGAGTTGAACTTTACCCAAGCCGTCTTTGAGGCTACTAGTGGTTGGACAACGACAGGATTATCGGTAGTTGATGTGACTAAGGCTTCTCATGTCTTTTTGATGTGGAGAAGTATTATGCAGTTCTTTGGAGGGGTAGGATTAATAGTAGTAATGTTATCTTCTGTTTTGCATCCTTATGGCTTTGGATTATATAATGCAGAGGGTAGAAGTGACCAATTATTACCCCATGTTAAGAAGTCAACTAAGGCTATTATGTATATCTACCTTGGATATATTATTGGAGGGACTATTTTATATGTGATAGCTGGAATGGGAGTCTTTGATGCGATCAATCATGCTATTCCTGCATTATCGACAGGTGGGTTCTCAACTAAGGTTGACAGTATAGGTCATTGGAATAGTCTTCCGATAGAGATGGTAACTTGGTTATTGATGATCTTAGGAACGATTAATTTTGCTACCCACTTTGCCTTATTAAAGGGGAAGTTTAAGGTTTTTTTCAAAAATGGTGAGATTAGATTATTATTATTCATCATCGCTATCTTTACTCCAATTGTCAGTTATTTTTCCTTAAATGGCTTATATACAAGTTTGCCTGCTACAGTCAGACGGGGATTTTTTGAAGTAGTATCTGCTATTTCAACTACAGGATTCTCTTTAGATACTTTCAGTAATTGGAATCAATTTGGTGTTTTAGCGATGGTTTTATTGATGTGGATTGGTGGTGGAACTGGTTCTACAGCAGGTGGTATTAAGCTATATAGGATTTATCTAATGATTAAGTCGGTCTGGTGGGAGTTAAAGGGATATTTCTTACCTCCAAATTCTGTAGTAGAGAATTATATCTGGAGAGGAGAACAAAAGTTATACATTAAAGCAGAATATATTCGTGAAACTGCAAATTATATTTATCTTTATATGGTTACATACTTTATTGGAGTTTTAATTTACTTAGCTTATGGATATGGTTTGGCAGAATCGATGTTTGAATTTGCTTCTTCTTTAGGTACTGTTGGACTATCAATTGGGATTACCAGCCCTGATGCTCCAGCAGGGATTTTATGGACTCAAACAGTGGGAATGTTCTTAGGAAGACTGGAGTTTTTAGTAATCTTCTTTGCTGTTGCCAAGATAGTTAAGGATGCTAAGTATTTAGCTACAGAATAG
- the mgtE gene encoding magnesium transporter, with product MIKISDKLCNELIGELKKDNKGLHSWLETIHPIDLAETITDLNDDELLQFYKRVDTELMAEVLEQAEDDFQARFLRLLDIKDIISIFNYMATDDITDIIGNLTFAESKKILNMMKEEDSGAIRKLLGYDEESAGGLMTTEFIALKESLTTIEALTKIKRISPTTEVIRSIFVLDDSKKLVGVADLRDILVAKEETLLRDIANTNVISVTPDIDQEEVALLVAKYDLTAIPVISRKGIMLGIITVDDIIDVIEEENTEDILKLGGVSEEERIDSSLMISIRRRLPWLLINLVTAFLAAYTVGLFEDVIAQVVALAAAMPIVAGMGGNAGTQTLSITIRSIALGELELKESWKIVFKEILLGLIHGAATGVVTGVILYFVYGNPYLGLIILLAMICNLIIAGLSGFLIPLGLKIVGIDPALASAIILTTATDVFGFFIFLGLAKVFLNFLIV from the coding sequence GTGATTAAGATTTCTGATAAATTATGCAATGAGTTAATTGGAGAGCTGAAAAAAGATAATAAAGGATTACATAGTTGGTTGGAGACGATTCATCCTATAGATTTAGCAGAAACTATAACTGATTTAAATGATGATGAGCTTCTCCAATTTTATAAAAGAGTTGATACTGAATTAATGGCAGAAGTTTTGGAACAGGCTGAAGATGATTTTCAAGCTAGGTTTTTAAGGTTACTTGATATAAAAGATATCATTAGTATCTTCAATTATATGGCTACTGATGATATAACAGATATAATAGGAAACTTAACCTTTGCTGAAAGCAAGAAGATATTGAATATGATGAAGGAAGAAGATTCTGGAGCCATTCGCAAGCTATTAGGATATGATGAAGAGTCAGCTGGAGGATTGATGACCACAGAATTTATTGCTCTTAAGGAGAGTCTGACCACTATCGAAGCACTGACAAAGATTAAGAGGATAAGCCCTACAACAGAAGTTATTCGTTCTATTTTTGTTTTAGATGATTCTAAAAAGTTAGTAGGAGTTGCTGATTTAAGAGATATCTTAGTAGCTAAAGAGGAAACTCTATTAAGGGATATAGCAAATACTAACGTAATTTCTGTTACACCTGATATAGATCAAGAGGAGGTTGCTTTATTAGTAGCCAAATATGATTTAACTGCTATTCCAGTAATCAGCCGTAAAGGGATTATGCTAGGAATTATTACCGTTGATGATATTATTGACGTTATCGAAGAAGAGAATACTGAGGATATCCTTAAATTAGGTGGTGTGAGTGAAGAAGAGAGGATAGATAGCTCTCTAATGATCTCTATTCGTAGAAGATTGCCTTGGTTATTAATAAATTTAGTAACAGCTTTTTTGGCTGCATATACTGTAGGCTTATTTGAGGATGTGATTGCCCAAGTGGTTGCATTGGCAGCAGCGATGCCGATTGTAGCAGGTATGGGTGGCAATGCTGGTACTCAGACTTTATCGATTACAATTAGAAGTATAGCATTAGGTGAATTGGAACTAAAGGAGAGCTGGAAGATAGTCTTTAAAGAGATATTGCTGGGATTGATTCATGGTGCAGCAACAGGTGTTGTAACAGGAGTTATTCTTTATTTTGTCTATGGTAACCCATATTTGGGATTGATAATCTTATTGGCAATGATTTGTAATTTAATAATAGCAGGATTGAGTGGCTTTTTGATTCCCCTTGGTTTAAAGATAGTCGGGATAGACCCAGCCTTAGCTTCTGCAATTATTTTGACTACTGCCACTGATGTCTTTGGTTTCTTTATCTTCTTGGGCTTGGCTAAAGTATTTCTTAATTTTTTAATTGTTTGA
- a CDS encoding potassium channel family protein → MYIVVIGCGRSGSYLANQLSKAGEDVVVIDKKFGSFDRLSAEFTGFTINGDATEIETLKSAKFDKADVVVITTDNDNVNAMIAQIASELYQIPKVMVRLLDPEKEVIYRNLDVITMSPTNLLVDKFTREIIG, encoded by the coding sequence ATGTATATTGTAGTTATAGGTTGTGGTAGGAGTGGCTCTTATCTAGCCAATCAACTATCTAAAGCAGGAGAAGATGTGGTGGTGATAGATAAGAAGTTTGGATCTTTTGATAGATTATCAGCAGAATTTACAGGCTTTACAATCAATGGAGATGCTACTGAAATAGAGACATTGAAGTCGGCCAAATTTGACAAAGCCGATGTAGTGGTAATCACTACTGACAATGACAATGTTAATGCCATGATTGCTCAAATAGCCAGTGAATTATATCAAATACCAAAGGTGATGGTTAGACTCTTAGATCCAGAGAAGGAAGTTATTTATCGCAATTTAGATGTGATTACAATGAGTCCTACCAATTTATTGGTAGATAAATTTACAAGAGAGATTATTGGATAA
- the infC gene encoding translation initiation factor IF-3 produces the protein MLGGAYKISTDLRTNERIRAREIRVVGNDGGQIGIMPLKQALSIAEEKALDLVEVAPQAKPPVCKIMDYGKYKYEQAKKAKEAKKNQNIMKVKEVQMSVKIEDHDFNVKVNMAKRFLENKDKVKVRIRFRGREIAHKDIAYDLMNRFAEEVKDLGQISSKPSMEGRHMLMFITPISDK, from the coding sequence ATCTTAGGAGGTGCATATAAAATTAGTACGGATTTAAGAACTAATGAGCGAATTCGTGCTCGTGAAATTAGAGTTGTTGGTAATGATGGTGGACAGATAGGAATTATGCCTTTAAAACAGGCTTTAAGTATTGCTGAAGAGAAGGCTTTAGATTTAGTAGAGGTAGCTCCTCAAGCTAAACCACCAGTTTGTAAGATAATGGATTATGGTAAGTATAAATATGAGCAAGCTAAAAAAGCTAAAGAAGCTAAAAAGAATCAGAACATTATGAAAGTTAAAGAAGTCCAAATGAGTGTTAAGATTGAAGATCATGACTTCAATGTTAAAGTCAATATGGCAAAAAGATTCTTAGAAAATAAAGATAAAGTTAAGGTTAGAATTCGCTTCCGAGGAAGAGAAATTGCACATAAAGATATTGCTTATGATTTAATGAACAGGTTTGCAGAAGAGGTTAAAGATTTGGGTCAAATATCTAGTAAGCCAAGTATGGAAGGTAGACATATGTTAATGTTTATTACTCCAATAAGTGATAAGTAA
- a CDS encoding potassium channel family protein — MRIIMVGGGKVIYYLAKNFLAKGYQVSIVNKDEEYCQLLARELNCLVINGDGSKPDALREAEAGKADAILSLTGNDPDNLFICQLAQREFGVPKTFSVVNNPDNEKIFKELGVETIFNTTKLISLLIEQRVEVADVNNLLSIEEGRINISQVILQKSSPVLGKTLKEINLPRDIVFGCIIRGEEVVIPKGDTQLLEGDKVLIITLPENQGEAFAVLSGE; from the coding sequence ATGAGAATTATAATGGTTGGTGGAGGAAAGGTAATTTATTACTTAGCTAAGAATTTCTTGGCTAAGGGATATCAGGTCTCTATAGTGAATAAAGATGAAGAGTATTGTCAGCTTTTAGCTCGGGAGCTTAATTGTTTGGTGATTAATGGTGATGGTTCTAAACCTGATGCTTTAAGGGAAGCAGAAGCTGGCAAGGCAGATGCTATCTTATCCTTGACGGGAAATGATCCAGATAATTTATTCATTTGCCAATTAGCTCAAAGAGAATTTGGTGTACCTAAGACCTTCTCTGTGGTCAATAATCCAGATAATGAGAAGATATTTAAAGAATTAGGGGTAGAGACTATCTTTAATACAACAAAGCTAATTTCTTTATTGATTGAGCAGAGAGTAGAAGTGGCTGATGTCAATAATTTATTGTCGATTGAAGAGGGGAGAATTAATATCTCCCAAGTTATTTTACAAAAGAGTTCGCCGGTTTTAGGCAAGACTTTAAAGGAGATTAATCTTCCTCGGGATATAGTTTTTGGTTGTATTATTAGAGGGGAAGAGGTCGTTATTCCTAAAGGTGATACTCAGCTATTAGAGGGAGATAAGGTATTAATTATTACTCTACCAGAGAATCAAGGAGAGGCTTTTGCTGTATTATCTGGTGAGTAA
- a CDS encoding ATP-binding protein, whose amino-acid sequence MIKNLSLKIKILLGYIVIILITIGVALWSISNFMTLNEAIHDIMVENYRSVIAAEKMVESLERQDSAELIFSFGQKDKALNIFQENQMQFMKYLSRAEDNITIPEEEKIINNINEGYQAYLDKFWNLRQLANQNEIQKVQDYYLEESMPQFEKVKNETRKLLMVNQEHMKESQQKANNNASQAIYSTIVFSVLAVILAIVLGIYISNLIIRPTKRLTEIVKEVADGDLEQLIEVDTKDEIGELAAEFNSMTQRLREYEEMNVSKLIAEKNKSEGIVKSISSPLLVTDDENKILLINPRAEKLFKLEEENVLGNHFLETIKEERIFNLIAETLNSGSEQSGKDSRVIKFEQKNKELYFRVSTTPVKDKSGDTKLVVTLLDDITHLKEVDEMKSEFVSMVSHEFRTPLTSMNMGISMLLEGNIGEVNDNQQELLEVAKEDCERLNNLVDDLLDLSKIESGEINLEFDNIQVEKIFKASIKPFVDQAKNKGVELVADDVDDLAVHADLNKITWVITNLIGNALRYTQSGDQIKLSAEKKGHKVHISVTDTGEGIPKEYQHKIFDKFMRVGGDKDKDTGSGLGLAISKEMIEAHGGRIWVESEVGEGTRFTFTLKLPK is encoded by the coding sequence ATGATTAAGAATTTAAGCTTAAAGATAAAAATCTTATTAGGATACATAGTTATTATCTTGATTACAATCGGTGTTGCTCTCTGGTCTATCAGTAATTTTATGACCTTAAATGAAGCGATACATGATATTATGGTGGAAAATTATCGAAGTGTTATTGCTGCTGAGAAGATGGTAGAGTCTTTAGAACGGCAAGATAGTGCAGAGTTAATCTTTAGCTTTGGGCAAAAAGATAAAGCCTTAAATATCTTCCAAGAGAACCAAATGCAGTTTATGAAGTATCTGTCAAGGGCTGAGGATAATATTACGATTCCTGAAGAAGAGAAGATTATCAACAATATTAACGAGGGTTATCAAGCTTATCTAGATAAGTTTTGGAATTTACGCCAATTGGCTAATCAGAATGAAATTCAGAAGGTTCAGGATTATTATCTTGAGGAATCTATGCCTCAATTTGAGAAGGTAAAGAATGAAACTAGAAAATTGCTAATGGTTAATCAAGAACATATGAAAGAGTCACAACAGAAGGCTAATAATAATGCTAGCCAAGCAATTTATTCTACAATAGTATTTTCTGTACTTGCAGTAATTTTAGCTATTGTACTTGGAATTTATATCTCTAATCTGATTATTAGACCGACTAAAAGATTGACAGAAATAGTCAAAGAGGTAGCTGATGGAGATTTAGAACAGTTAATTGAAGTTGATACTAAAGATGAAATTGGAGAGTTAGCAGCAGAGTTTAATAGTATGACCCAAAGATTAAGAGAGTATGAAGAGATGAATGTATCTAAATTAATTGCTGAGAAGAACAAATCAGAAGGTATAGTTAAGAGCATATCCAGTCCTTTATTGGTGACTGATGATGAGAATAAGATACTATTGATTAATCCCAGAGCTGAAAAGTTATTTAAGCTAGAGGAAGAGAATGTATTAGGTAATCACTTTTTAGAGACGATTAAAGAGGAGAGAATCTTTAATTTAATTGCTGAGACCTTAAATTCAGGCTCAGAGCAATCTGGTAAAGATAGTAGGGTGATTAAGTTTGAACAAAAGAATAAAGAGCTTTATTTTAGAGTTAGCACAACCCCAGTAAAGGATAAAAGTGGAGATACTAAGCTAGTAGTAACCTTACTTGATGATATTACTCACCTTAAAGAGGTGGATGAGATGAAGTCGGAATTTGTTTCTATGGTTTCCCATGAGTTTAGAACACCATTAACCTCTATGAATATGGGTATCAGCATGCTCTTAGAAGGCAATATTGGTGAGGTTAACGATAATCAGCAGGAGTTATTAGAAGTAGCTAAGGAAGATTGTGAGCGTTTAAATAATTTAGTAGATGATTTATTAGACTTATCAAAGATAGAGTCAGGAGAGATAAACTTAGAATTTGATAATATACAAGTAGAGAAGATATTTAAGGCATCAATCAAACCTTTTGTTGATCAAGCTAAGAATAAAGGGGTAGAGTTGGTAGCAGATGATGTAGATGATTTAGCGGTGCATGCTGATTTAAATAAAATTACTTGGGTTATTACTAACCTGATAGGCAATGCCCTCCGTTATACCCAGTCAGGTGATCAAATCAAGCTGTCAGCTGAGAAGAAAGGTCATAAAGTTCATATCTCTGTTACCGATACAGGAGAGGGGATCCCTAAAGAGTATCAGCATAAAATCTTTGATAAATTTATGAGGGTAGGAGGAGATAAGGATAAGGATACTGGTTCTGGCTTAGGTTTAGCTATCTCTAAAGAGATGATTGAAGCCCATGGTGGTAGGATTTGGGTTGAAAGTGAAGTTGGAGAGGGTACTAGATTTACCTTTACTCTTAAATTACCAAAGTAG